A single window of Agromyces aureus DNA harbors:
- a CDS encoding WxL protein peptidoglycan domain-containing protein has translation MRTAPATDIRSPRARRGAGFALRGPAFVATLVAALAAALVAGAAIAPASAEEADGPEVTWGVRTADTTWGDGRENYAYEVEAGETIDDALVIANHDVVPIELDVYAADAFTTSDGQLDVATRDVRPRELGAWAVPAADRVTVQPGEAVEVPFTITVPANATPGDHAGGILTALAAPEVDDGLTVDRRLGIRIHLRVGGELAPALAIDDLRVDYSGTLNPFGTGAATVSYTVRNAGNTRLAAAQDVALTGPFGMLPMTVAGVADVPELLPGETWPVEVRVEEVVPAFVLTAGVTLEPVPPAAVAAADAAADASPAPKPVEEAASTAAVPWTLLVLVLLLAAAIVVWVRLARRRRARRKAGEDARVQEAVDRALREREAQVGAAVGSEPAPESAPEPESESEPVRS, from the coding sequence ATGCGCACCGCGCCCGCCACCGACATCCGCTCGCCCCGAGCTCGACGGGGTGCCGGCTTCGCGCTGCGCGGGCCGGCGTTCGTCGCGACACTCGTCGCCGCACTCGCGGCCGCCCTCGTGGCCGGTGCAGCGATTGCCCCCGCCTCGGCCGAGGAAGCCGACGGGCCCGAGGTCACGTGGGGCGTGCGCACGGCCGACACCACGTGGGGCGACGGCCGGGAGAACTACGCGTACGAGGTCGAGGCCGGCGAGACCATCGACGACGCCCTCGTCATCGCGAACCACGACGTCGTGCCGATCGAGCTCGACGTCTACGCCGCCGACGCGTTCACGACCTCCGACGGCCAACTGGATGTCGCGACCCGCGACGTGCGCCCCCGCGAGCTCGGAGCCTGGGCCGTGCCGGCCGCCGACCGGGTGACCGTGCAGCCCGGCGAGGCGGTCGAGGTGCCCTTCACCATCACCGTGCCCGCGAACGCGACCCCCGGAGACCACGCCGGCGGCATCCTCACCGCGTTGGCCGCGCCCGAGGTCGACGACGGGCTGACGGTCGACCGGCGGCTCGGCATCCGCATCCACCTGCGCGTCGGCGGCGAACTCGCGCCCGCGCTCGCGATCGACGACCTGCGCGTCGACTACTCCGGCACCCTGAACCCGTTCGGCACCGGCGCCGCGACCGTGTCGTACACCGTGCGCAACGCGGGCAACACCAGGCTCGCTGCGGCTCAGGATGTCGCGCTGACGGGTCCGTTCGGCATGCTGCCGATGACCGTGGCCGGCGTCGCCGACGTTCCCGAGCTGCTGCCCGGCGAGACCTGGCCCGTCGAGGTGCGGGTCGAGGAGGTCGTGCCCGCGTTCGTGCTCACGGCCGGGGTGACGCTCGAGCCGGTGCCGCCGGCTGCCGTCGCTGCAGCCGACGCCGCTGCCGACGCCTCGCCCGCGCCGAAGCCGGTCGAGGAGGCCGCGTCGACCGCGGCCGTGCCCTGGACGTTGCTCGTGCTCGTGCTGCTGCTCGCCGCGGCGATCGTCGTCTGGGTGCGACTCGCTCGCCGCCGCCGCGCCCGGCGCAAGGCCGGCGAGGACGCCCGCGTGCAGGAGGCCGTCGACCGCGCGCTGCGCGAGCGCGAGGCGCAGGTCGGTGCTGCGGTCGGCTCGGAGCCGGCCCCGGAGTCGGCCCCGGAGCCCGAGTCCGAGTCCGAGCCCGTGCGGTCGTAA
- a CDS encoding helix-turn-helix transcriptional regulator: MAATTSRTLELLSLLQSHRHWTARELVDRLDVSDRTLRRDVERLRELGYGIESLRGSAGGYRLEAGTGLPPLLLTDDEGVAIAVGLRSQATAGLRGAEHTTLSALAKIEQVLPAALRRRIEALQSHAAVGPGIGGGRSGGAGGAGAPAPEVDSELLGLLALACRDSERLRFRYTDAAGESSSRSVEPHRLVPVARRWYLLAFDRDRDDWRTFRLDRMSDPFQTRVNFEPRPMTDEEARTRVERALRWRERTVSMRVVAAVSREALQAHLGWWGRDVVAIDAEHCAWPLEADLVENLVMALMWMPRGVAYRVEGPPEVLAFVAEQASRFQAAAPGTA; encoded by the coding sequence ATGGCCGCAACCACCTCCAGAACCCTCGAACTGCTCTCGCTGCTGCAGAGCCATCGGCACTGGACCGCCCGCGAACTCGTCGACCGGCTCGACGTCAGCGACCGCACGCTGCGGCGCGACGTCGAGCGCCTGCGCGAGCTCGGCTACGGCATCGAGTCGCTGCGGGGGAGTGCCGGCGGCTACCGCCTCGAGGCCGGAACCGGCCTGCCCCCGCTGCTCCTCACCGACGACGAGGGTGTCGCGATCGCCGTCGGCCTCCGCTCGCAGGCCACCGCCGGGCTGCGCGGCGCCGAGCACACGACGCTCAGCGCGCTCGCGAAGATCGAGCAGGTGCTGCCCGCGGCGCTGCGCCGGCGCATCGAGGCCCTGCAGTCGCATGCGGCGGTCGGCCCCGGCATCGGCGGCGGTCGATCGGGCGGCGCGGGCGGTGCCGGCGCTCCGGCACCCGAGGTCGACTCCGAACTGCTCGGCCTGCTGGCCCTCGCCTGCCGCGACTCCGAACGGCTGCGCTTCCGGTACACGGATGCCGCGGGCGAGTCGTCGTCGCGGTCGGTCGAGCCGCATCGGCTGGTGCCCGTCGCCCGCCGCTGGTACCTGCTCGCCTTCGACCGCGACCGCGACGACTGGCGCACGTTCCGCCTCGACCGCATGAGCGACCCGTTCCAGACGCGCGTGAACTTCGAGCCGCGGCCGATGACCGACGAGGAGGCGCGCACTCGGGTCGAACGCGCGCTGCGGTGGCGCGAGCGCACCGTGTCGATGCGGGTGGTGGCCGCGGTCTCCCGCGAAGCGCTGCAGGCCCACCTCGGCTGGTGGGGGCGCGACGTCGTCGCGATCGACGCCGAGCACTGCGCCTGGCCGCTCGAGGCCGACCTCGTCGAGAACCTCGTCATGGCCCTCATGTGGATGCCGCGCGGCGTGGCGTATCGCGTCGAGGGCCCGCCAGAGGTGCTGGCGTTCGTCGCCGAGCAGGCGTCGCGGTTCCAGGCGGCGGCGCCCGGTACAGCCTGA
- a CDS encoding VOC family protein yields MDIAFVAGFGPIGTADSASLDFWRGSLGIAFHENAPGYFHTEDLRGVKAFAIWPLSQAAEATFGTAEWPASLPTPQAWVEFDVASPAAVAEAVEELRAAGHEILVGAHDEPWGQTTSRLMSPEGLLVGVSYTPWMHEQA; encoded by the coding sequence ATGGACATCGCCTTCGTGGCGGGCTTCGGCCCCATCGGCACGGCCGACTCGGCATCGCTCGACTTCTGGCGTGGGTCGCTCGGCATCGCGTTCCACGAGAACGCTCCGGGCTACTTCCACACCGAAGATCTGCGGGGCGTCAAGGCGTTCGCGATCTGGCCGCTGAGCCAGGCCGCCGAGGCGACCTTCGGCACGGCAGAGTGGCCGGCGTCGCTGCCGACGCCGCAGGCCTGGGTCGAGTTCGACGTGGCCTCGCCCGCGGCCGTCGCCGAGGCGGTCGAGGAGCTGCGCGCGGCGGGCCACGAGATCCTCGTCGGCGCGCACGACGAGCCGTGGGGGCAGACGACGTCGCGTCTGATGAGCCCCGAGGGGCTGCTCGTCGGCGTCAGCTACACGCCCTGGATGCACGAGCAGGCGTGA
- a CDS encoding META domain-containing protein has translation MNALRGIAITATAITAVLLLSGCLGEEGDDRGGSVDPVGTWGDTSETSEPSLVLADGGGLTGTDGCNRLTGSWTVDESDHVEFHDVASTRMACESVDTWLEGLSQATIADDTMTVLDQDGSEIGTLERED, from the coding sequence ATGAATGCGCTTCGGGGGATCGCGATCACTGCAACCGCCATCACGGCCGTGCTCCTGCTGTCAGGATGTCTCGGCGAGGAGGGCGACGATCGAGGCGGCTCGGTCGACCCCGTCGGAACCTGGGGCGACACCTCGGAGACGAGCGAGCCGTCGCTGGTGCTCGCCGACGGCGGCGGCCTCACCGGCACCGACGGCTGCAACCGGCTGACCGGCTCGTGGACCGTCGACGAATCCGACCATGTCGAGTTCCACGACGTCGCCTCGACGCGCATGGCCTGCGAGAGCGTCGATACGTGGCTCGAGGGTCTCAGTCAGGCGACCATCGCCGACGACACGATGACCGTGCTCGACCAGGACGGCTCCGAGATCGGCACGCTCGAGCGCGAGGACTGA
- a CDS encoding methyltransferase family protein, giving the protein MQWGRRYFAVQAIAGAAWWVAVWISPFVREATLGGLDPVAVAILDVPLFVVASAIAAFGVRAAAVVVTVWTMLVTVGLAGYATVTGEAGWGVVFMTAASCGSAVALCLVLLGRVPTEWIIAGPFAFRPAGTRTSPTAHVWATAAQIVVFWGLFLWVFPVLIAALEQRWGLSATVPWLVDAARPVGVVVFVLASALGIWAAAAMSTKGDGTPLPAAMPNRLVIAGPYRHVRNPMALAGIVQGAAVGLVLGSWLVVAYAIAGSLLWNFAIRPFEEADLEARFGDDFRRYRAAVRCWCPRLTAVSAAELGRESDPLIR; this is encoded by the coding sequence ATGCAGTGGGGTCGTCGGTACTTCGCGGTGCAGGCGATCGCCGGTGCCGCGTGGTGGGTCGCCGTGTGGATCTCGCCCTTCGTGCGCGAGGCCACGCTCGGCGGCCTCGATCCGGTCGCCGTGGCGATCCTCGACGTGCCGCTGTTCGTCGTCGCGTCGGCGATCGCCGCGTTCGGGGTGCGGGCCGCTGCGGTCGTGGTCACGGTCTGGACGATGCTCGTCACGGTCGGGCTGGCGGGGTATGCGACGGTCACCGGCGAAGCCGGATGGGGCGTGGTCTTCATGACCGCGGCCTCCTGCGGGTCGGCCGTCGCCCTGTGCCTGGTGCTCCTCGGACGCGTGCCGACCGAATGGATCATCGCCGGTCCGTTCGCATTCCGGCCCGCTGGCACGCGCACCTCGCCGACCGCGCACGTCTGGGCGACCGCGGCGCAGATCGTCGTGTTCTGGGGCCTGTTCCTCTGGGTGTTCCCGGTGCTGATCGCGGCACTCGAACAGCGGTGGGGGCTCTCGGCGACCGTCCCCTGGCTGGTCGATGCGGCCCGGCCCGTCGGCGTGGTCGTGTTCGTGCTCGCGAGCGCCCTCGGCATCTGGGCCGCTGCGGCGATGTCGACGAAGGGCGACGGCACGCCCCTTCCCGCGGCGATGCCGAATCGGCTGGTCATCGCCGGGCCGTACCGCCACGTGCGCAATCCGATGGCGCTCGCGGGGATCGTGCAGGGTGCCGCGGTCGGCCTCGTGCTCGGGTCGTGGCTCGTCGTCGCGTACGCGATCGCCGGTTCGCTGCTGTGGAACTTCGCGATCCGGCCGTTCGAGGAGGCGGATCTCGAGGCACGCTTCGGCGACGATTTCCGCAGGTACCGGGCTGCGGTGCGCTGCTGGTGCCCGCGTCTGACCGCCGTCTCCGCGGCGGAGCTCGGCCGTGAGTCGGATCCGCTGATCCGCTGA
- a CDS encoding LysR family transcriptional regulator produces MLDVRRLRLLVELSQRGTLSAVAEALSYSPSSVSQQLGLLEREAGVPLLVQVGRRVQLTPQAELLVGHARAVLDRLEEAEADVARSLTDVGGTVRIAVFQSAAHAMVPQALTLLRSEHPNLRVEVTEREPDAGLFEVAARDFDLVIAEQYPGHTRAHREDLDRVSLAADGIRLALPPHPTRLMARGDPDPRAMLAAATGMPWVLEPRGTASRDWAEQLCRDAGFEPDVRFESADLMAHIRLIRTGNAVGLLPDLVWAGEAPSVALLDLPGHPQREIFTSTRLAAAARPAVVACRDALARAAAATATPAGDGLP; encoded by the coding sequence ATGCTCGACGTACGACGCCTGCGCCTGCTCGTCGAGCTGAGCCAGCGCGGCACGCTCTCGGCGGTCGCCGAGGCGCTCTCCTACAGCCCGTCGTCGGTGTCGCAGCAGCTCGGCCTGCTCGAACGCGAGGCCGGCGTGCCGCTGCTCGTGCAGGTCGGCCGACGCGTGCAGCTCACGCCGCAGGCCGAACTGCTCGTGGGCCACGCGCGCGCCGTGCTCGATCGGCTCGAAGAGGCCGAGGCGGATGTCGCGCGGTCGCTGACCGACGTCGGCGGCACGGTGCGCATCGCGGTGTTCCAGTCGGCGGCGCACGCCATGGTGCCGCAGGCGCTCACCCTGCTGCGCTCGGAGCACCCGAACCTGCGGGTCGAGGTCACCGAGCGCGAGCCCGATGCCGGCCTCTTCGAGGTCGCCGCCCGCGACTTCGACCTCGTGATCGCCGAGCAGTACCCCGGACACACGCGTGCGCACCGCGAGGACCTCGACCGGGTGAGCCTCGCCGCCGACGGCATCCGGCTCGCGCTGCCGCCGCATCCGACGCGACTCATGGCGCGAGGCGACCCCGACCCGCGCGCCATGCTCGCCGCCGCCACCGGAATGCCCTGGGTGCTCGAGCCCAGGGGCACGGCCTCGCGCGACTGGGCCGAGCAACTCTGCCGCGACGCGGGCTTCGAGCCCGACGTGCGGTTCGAGTCGGCCGACCTGATGGCGCACATCAGACTCATCCGCACGGGCAACGCCGTCGGCCTCCTGCCCGACCTCGTGTGGGCCGGCGAGGCGCCGAGCGTGGCCCTGCTCGACCTGCCCGGACATCCGCAGCGCGAGATCTTCACGTCGACGCGCCTCGCCGCGGCCGCCCGGCCCGCGGTCGTCGCCTGTCGCGACGCGCTGGCTCGAGCAGCAGCCGCGACCGCGACGCCCGCGGGCGACGGGCTGCCGTAG
- a CDS encoding proline dehydrogenase family protein, producing the protein MSDHATLASQSTERVTALVRRWLAESAEHPAEVSAERLAGVLKDPNGLAFTVGFVDGVMRPEDLGVAGRNLAQVAKLTPKFLPWYLRAAIRLGGVFAPVLPWIVVPIARRVLRAMVGHLVLDATPAKLGPAIAHLRESGNRLNLNLLGEAVLGEDEADRRLKGTTEFLARDDVDYVSIKVSSVVSQLSMWSFDEAVAKVVAKLTPLYELAAQNEARGKPKFINLDMEEYRDLDLTIAVFTSLLDQPQLKGLEAGIVLQTYLPDALGAMQQLTEWATRRRADGGAPIKVRVVKGANLAMEHVDAAVHGWPVATYGTKQDSDTNYKRVLRWSMTPERTDAVKLGIAGHNLFDVADAWITAVDRGVTSRVEFEMLLGMATGQAEAVRGDVGNLLLYTPVVNPSEFDVAIAYLVRRLEENASQENFMSAVFDLASNARLFAREESRYLASLAVLEAEPAETAETAGLAPAPNRVQNRRTEWTEESFAAAMAPKDAPAPGAEHEGDESLTSVVLGIRRGSVGDGLDAFAGFDGATALDGAPAPQGSGVTPGFRNEPDTDPALAANRDWGRRILARVPESRLGVDTVAAARIDDAATLDHVVSVAAERGRAWGLLSGDERAAVLHRAGLSLAANRDRLIEVMAAETGKTIAESDPEISEAIDFAHYYAERARELDHVQGAEFVPSKVTVVTPPWNFPVAIPAGGVLAALAAGSAVVIKPAKLAQRSGAVMVEALWEAGIPRDLLVLVDLAQRDLGSRLVSHRSVDRVILTGAYETAKLFRSFRPDLPLLAETSGKNAIIVTPSADLDLAASDVVKSAFGHAGQKCSAASLVILVGSVAKSERFLRQLVDATMSLKVGWPEHATSQMGPLVEPANGKLEHALTQLGIGEEWLVEPKRLDDTGRLWSPGVRTGVAAGSYFHLTEFFGPVLGVMHAKNLDEAIRMQNAVDYGLTAGLHSLDSDEVATWLDRVEAGNLYVNRGITGAIVQRQPFGGWKRSAVGAGSKAGGPNYLFGLGDWVPQHDITSGSLHLRGLEKRVSEIIEASQSSIDFESFEVLRRSALSDQIAWTEEYATVKDVSGVGVERNLFRYRSLPVAIRIGEAATLGEGLRVIAAGVLAKSALRVSTAHDLPKGVSQLLAAKGVDITREGDAAWLARVAKKGVGASRVRLVGGNPVALALALDGTPDVAVWAHRATPSGRVELLPFLHEQAISITNHRFGNPTTITDGVI; encoded by the coding sequence ATGTCGGACCACGCCACGCTCGCCAGCCAGAGCACCGAGCGCGTTACTGCCCTGGTGCGCCGTTGGCTCGCCGAGAGCGCCGAGCACCCCGCCGAAGTCTCCGCCGAACGCCTCGCCGGCGTGCTGAAGGACCCGAACGGGCTCGCCTTCACCGTCGGCTTCGTCGACGGCGTCATGCGCCCCGAAGACCTCGGCGTCGCCGGCCGCAACCTCGCGCAGGTCGCGAAGCTCACGCCGAAGTTCCTGCCGTGGTACCTCCGCGCTGCGATCCGCCTCGGCGGCGTGTTCGCGCCCGTGCTCCCGTGGATCGTCGTGCCGATCGCGCGCCGGGTGCTCCGCGCCATGGTCGGTCACCTCGTGCTCGATGCGACCCCCGCGAAGCTCGGCCCCGCGATCGCGCACCTGCGCGAATCGGGCAACCGCCTGAACCTCAACCTGCTCGGCGAGGCCGTGCTCGGCGAAGACGAAGCCGATCGCCGCCTCAAGGGCACGACCGAGTTCCTCGCGCGCGACGACGTCGACTACGTGTCGATCAAGGTGTCGAGCGTCGTCAGCCAGCTCTCGATGTGGTCATTCGACGAGGCCGTCGCGAAGGTCGTCGCCAAGCTGACGCCGCTCTACGAGCTCGCCGCGCAGAACGAGGCGCGCGGCAAGCCGAAGTTCATCAACCTCGACATGGAGGAGTACCGCGACCTCGACCTGACCATCGCGGTCTTCACGTCGCTGCTCGACCAGCCGCAGCTGAAGGGCCTCGAGGCCGGCATCGTGCTGCAGACCTACCTGCCCGACGCGCTCGGCGCCATGCAGCAGCTGACCGAGTGGGCGACGCGTCGTCGCGCCGACGGCGGTGCGCCGATCAAGGTGCGCGTCGTCAAGGGCGCCAACCTCGCCATGGAGCACGTCGACGCCGCCGTGCACGGCTGGCCGGTCGCGACCTACGGCACCAAGCAGGACTCCGACACCAATTACAAGCGCGTGCTGCGCTGGTCGATGACCCCAGAGCGAACGGATGCCGTGAAGCTCGGCATCGCCGGCCACAACCTGTTCGACGTGGCCGACGCCTGGATCACCGCCGTCGACCGGGGCGTCACGAGCCGGGTCGAGTTCGAGATGCTCCTCGGCATGGCCACCGGACAGGCCGAGGCCGTTCGCGGCGACGTCGGCAACCTGCTCCTCTACACGCCCGTCGTGAACCCGAGCGAGTTCGACGTCGCGATCGCCTACCTCGTGCGCCGCCTCGAAGAGAACGCCAGCCAGGAGAACTTCATGTCGGCCGTGTTCGACCTCGCGTCGAACGCCCGACTGTTCGCCCGCGAGGAGAGCCGTTACCTGGCCTCGCTCGCCGTGCTCGAGGCCGAGCCGGCCGAGACCGCCGAGACCGCCGGCCTCGCCCCGGCCCCGAACCGCGTGCAGAACCGCCGCACCGAGTGGACCGAGGAGTCGTTCGCCGCGGCCATGGCCCCGAAGGACGCCCCCGCGCCCGGCGCCGAGCACGAGGGCGACGAGTCGCTCACGAGCGTGGTGCTCGGCATCCGCCGCGGCAGCGTCGGCGACGGCCTCGACGCGTTCGCCGGGTTCGACGGCGCGACCGCCCTCGACGGCGCACCCGCACCGCAGGGTTCGGGCGTGACCCCCGGATTCCGCAACGAGCCCGACACCGACCCCGCGCTCGCGGCGAACCGCGACTGGGGTCGCCGCATCCTCGCCCGCGTTCCCGAGTCGCGCCTGGGCGTCGACACGGTCGCCGCCGCGCGCATCGACGACGCCGCGACCCTCGACCACGTCGTCTCGGTGGCCGCCGAGCGCGGCCGCGCCTGGGGCCTGCTCTCGGGCGACGAGCGCGCCGCCGTGCTGCACCGCGCGGGTCTCTCGCTCGCCGCGAACCGCGACCGCCTCATCGAGGTCATGGCCGCCGAGACCGGCAAGACCATCGCCGAGTCCGACCCCGAGATCAGCGAGGCCATCGACTTCGCGCACTACTACGCCGAGCGCGCCCGCGAGCTCGACCACGTGCAGGGCGCCGAGTTCGTGCCGTCGAAGGTCACGGTCGTGACCCCGCCGTGGAACTTCCCGGTCGCGATCCCCGCCGGCGGCGTGCTGGCCGCGCTCGCCGCCGGATCGGCCGTCGTCATCAAGCCCGCCAAGCTCGCGCAGCGCTCGGGAGCCGTCATGGTCGAGGCGCTCTGGGAGGCCGGCATCCCGCGCGACCTGCTCGTGCTCGTCGACCTCGCGCAGCGCGACCTCGGCAGCCGCCTCGTCAGCCACCGGTCCGTCGACCGCGTGATCCTCACGGGTGCGTACGAGACCGCGAAGCTGTTCCGCTCGTTCCGCCCCGACCTGCCGCTGCTCGCCGAGACGAGCGGCAAGAACGCCATCATCGTGACGCCGTCGGCGGACCTCGACCTCGCGGCATCCGACGTCGTGAAGAGCGCGTTCGGCCACGCCGGACAGAAGTGCTCGGCCGCGTCGCTCGTGATCCTCGTGGGCTCGGTCGCGAAGTCGGAGCGCTTCCTGCGCCAGCTCGTCGACGCGACGATGTCGCTCAAGGTCGGCTGGCCCGAGCACGCAACCAGCCAGATGGGCCCGCTCGTCGAGCCGGCGAACGGCAAGCTCGAGCACGCGCTGACCCAGCTCGGCATCGGCGAGGAATGGCTCGTCGAGCCCAAGCGCCTCGACGACACCGGGCGCCTCTGGTCGCCCGGTGTGCGCACGGGCGTCGCCGCGGGCTCGTACTTCCACCTCACCGAGTTCTTCGGCCCCGTGCTCGGCGTCATGCACGCGAAGAACCTCGACGAGGCGATCCGCATGCAGAACGCGGTCGACTACGGCCTGACCGCCGGCCTGCACTCGCTCGACTCCGACGAGGTCGCGACGTGGCTCGACCGCGTCGAGGCCGGCAACCTCTACGTCAACCGCGGCATCACGGGCGCGATCGTCCAGCGTCAGCCGTTCGGCGGCTGGAAGCGCTCGGCCGTCGGCGCCGGCTCGAAGGCCGGCGGGCCGAACTACCTGTTCGGCCTCGGCGACTGGGTTCCGCAGCACGACATCACGTCGGGCTCGCTGCACCTGCGCGGGCTCGAGAAGCGCGTGTCCGAGATCATCGAGGCGTCGCAGTCGTCGATCGACTTCGAGTCGTTCGAGGTGCTCCGCCGGTCGGCGCTGTCCGACCAGATCGCCTGGACCGAGGAGTATGCGACCGTCAAGGACGTCTCGGGCGTCGGCGTCGAGCGCAACCTGTTCCGCTACCGTTCGCTGCCCGTCGCGATCCGCATCGGCGAGGCGGCGACGCTCGGCGAGGGCCTGCGCGTGATCGCGGCCGGCGTGCTCGCGAAGTCGGCGCTGCGGGTGTCGACCGCCCACGACCTGCCGAAGGGCGTCTCGCAGCTGCTCGCCGCGAAGGGCGTCGACATCACCCGCGAGGGCGACGCGGCGTGGCTCGCGCGCGTCGCGAAGAAGGGCGTCGGCGCCTCGCGCGTCCGCCTGGTCGGCGGCAACCCGGTGGCGCTCGCGCTCGCG